The sequence CATGCTGCCGGTACGAAGACTGCCTGCACTCCTTTCTGTGCATAGATCCGGAAAAGCGATGGAAACCGGAGATCATAACAGATCGCAAGCCCGCAGGTGAGCGGCCCGAGAGAAAAAATCCCCAGATCGGATCCCGGGATAAAATGCTCGTCTTCCTTTGCAGGAGAAAACAAGTGTATTTTTGAATACGTGGCGAGAATACTGCCATCGTTCCCGATTGCAACCGTGGTATTTTTCGGGTGTGGGGATGATGCTTCACGGATCGATCCGATTACGGCGATCCTGTTTGCTTTCGCACAGGCCTGCAGCCGGGTGAGGATGTTTCCCGTTAATTCCTGCACATTTTTATGAGAAAGTGGATCCCAGCCTGTGGCAAACTGCTCGGGAAAACAGATCAGCTGCGCACCACAGGCTGCTGCATGCGCGATGAACCCTTCTGCCTTGTCCAATGTTTTTTTCGGATCTTCCCAAAAATTCGTGATTTGGGCACTGCATACCCGGACACTCATGTTCTGATCCCTGGCAGGATCATCCCTTCCTGGCATTGGCCTTCTGTTCCCCGTAGATGATCAGGATTGCGCTGATAACGATCAACAAGGATGTGGTAATCAGAAGAAACGGGGCAATATTAATGGTGATTCCTAAAAGCAATGCAGCAATAATGGTACCTGCGGCAGTTATACTGCTCCCTATCAGCACCAGACCAATCGATGTAAGATCCCAGTCTTCCATTTTTATCCTCCTGAAAGCAGCGGAAATGCGAGCCGGATACCATTGATGACAAACTGTACCGCAATGGCGATGAGCAGCATGCCCATTAAGCGGTTGATGGCCCGGTATTCCCTTTGCCCGATTCTCGTAAGGATATAATCTGAATTTCGCATCATATAATAGGTGAGGGCGATTGAGATTGCGATCGAGACCAGCACAATCCCGATAGCAATCGGTGTCATGGTTGTTGCTTCGTTCATCAGCACGATTGTCGTAGTAATTGCACCCGGGCCGGCAATCATGGGGATGGCAAGCGGCATAATGGCGATATCCTCGGTATCCCGGGACTCGTATTTTTCTGTTGCAGTCAGTTTGGTCCGGGATGTTTTTGCATAGACCATTTCCATACCTATCCCGAATAACAGGATCCCGCCGGCAATCCGGAATGCCTCGAGGGTTATGCCGAAGAGCTGAAGAACCCAGGTCCCGATAAGCGCGACGATGAGCAGGATTAAGAATGCAATCCGGCATGCGTCGCGGGCAACGGCATCCCGCCCGGACTGATCCAGGTTTGTAGTGAGGGAAACATAGATCAGGGTTGCGCCAAGGGGGTTTACAATGATGAGGATAGATGAGATGGATAACAGGGCAAAACTGAGGACATCTCCTGCCATTATGCAATAGTGCGGTTTTTAAGAGTAATAGAGATTATGGTATCGGATAAACGTTGGAAAAGAAAAAGAAATTAGTATTCGTATATCACAGATTCGTCAATCCGTGTATACGTGAACAGTTCTGTTGGTTTGAAGTGGATCGCAATCTCTATTGCGGCACTTTCAGGAGCATCCGATGCGTGGATAACATTCCGGCCGATATCGATCCCGAAATCGCCCCGGATTGTTCCCGGCATGGCTTCCTGTGGATTTGTTGCACCGATCACCTTGCGGACGATCGCTACGACATTCCTTCCTTCCCAGACCATGAGGAAACAGGGTCCCCCCATGATATATTTCTTTAATGACGGGA comes from Methanomicrobiales archaeon HGW-Methanomicrobiales-1 and encodes:
- a CDS encoding nitrilase, translating into MSVRVCSAQITNFWEDPKKTLDKAEGFIAHAAACGAQLICFPEQFATGWDPLSHKNVQELTGNILTRLQACAKANRIAVIGSIREASSPHPKNTTVAIGNDGSILATYSKIHLFSPAKEDEHFIPGSDLGIFSLGPLTCGLAICYDLRFPSLFRIYAQKGVQAVFVPAAWPASRILHWELFIQARAAENQIYVIGVNTTGTTPVDRYSGSSMAADPHGTIISHANDAEQLLFIDIDPAEVAAARSALPVEKDRKDALYHTLLNEK
- a CDS encoding nucleoside-diphosphate kinase, translated to MDRSFVMIKPDGVQRGLVGEIVSRLEAKGLKLVAARFEVLPEPRVTEQYKEHLAKPFFPSLKKYIMGGPCFLMVWEGRNVVAIVRKVIGATNPQEAMPGTIRGDFGIDIGRNVIHASDAPESAAIEIAIHFKPTELFTYTRIDESVIYEY
- a CDS encoding antibiotic resistance protein MarC, producing the protein MAGDVLSFALLSISSILIIVNPLGATLIYVSLTTNLDQSGRDAVARDACRIAFLILLIVALIGTWVLQLFGITLEAFRIAGGILLFGIGMEMVYAKTSRTKLTATEKYESRDTEDIAIMPLAIPMIAGPGAITTTIVLMNEATTMTPIAIGIVLVSIAISIALTYYMMRNSDYILTRIGQREYRAINRLMGMLLIAIAVQFVINGIRLAFPLLSGG